Genomic window (Ananas comosus cultivar F153 linkage group 16, ASM154086v1, whole genome shotgun sequence):
TGCGTATGCACACTAACCCTTTGGACGTCAGAATTTGATGAACCCACAGGATTACAAGCTTTCCTCCTGCAAGAAAGATACTGGCATGTTAGAGCAGAATATTTCCAAGTCACTGAGGGCAGTTTGCACGGTAAAGCACTTTCGCTATATAATTCCATTTGCAACAAGAAACTCGTGTTGCCAAATAGCATATGTAGCATTAAagtaaattgaaaatataaaaggatTCCACCTTCCTCATATCCTATGTAAGGGGAGGGAGAAATCACTGTTTGGGCAAGATGTAAATAACTGTGTTAGGAGGTTTCTCTAGAAACTTCTATGTGACCTTTTCCTCATATCCAGCTTCCTCATATCCTATGTTAGGAGGTTTCTCTAGAAAATTACATCTAGATTTTTTTCAACCTTGTGAGACAACAAATAACTGTCATCACTGAAACTGAATGAGCATTTGTATTACTCTAATTACTAAGAAATACTCACGAAGAGAAATAATCCTATTGGATAATCTGTAATTTTCAATTTCTTTAACTTGTGGACCCAAATATAGCTAAGGTTTAACAGACAGCTCTTCTAGCAGCAATTGTTGCCCTGTAAGCGAAGTGCAAGGATTGCCCATGCCGCCTGTATCGTACCGTCTCAAGGTCGTGTTGGCACGTAGTACGAGGTTGTGCTGCCAACATattgacaaaataattttttttgtgtttttttgaggtaaaaagttttataaatttttttcatacttaAAATATGTAGATCTTGTAAATCTACTTACATTTGGAGCAACTAGTAAGCTCCATTGCATAATAAGGACTACTTTAAGTAAAAAAGTACAAATAATAAGATTTCCTCcaatttcttttatcatttaAGACCTAGTGAATTTACTCATAGTAGTGTTTTCTTACAAATTTTACCCAATTATGATTTTGGATTTGGTTTCATGCATACACTTCGTAATATAATTAATGTgtaaactatttttatattcattagatatattaaaacagtaaaattttcatgataatttaataaaaaaaattggtgtcAATGCATGCCAAAGTGCTAGTGGCATGCCACTAGACATTGGCACGCCCTGTGCCACTATGTCGTGTCATGCCGCTAGCACAGCAGCACGGGCAGTGCCAGTGGCACGACAATCCTTGGAGGAGTGTGATTCCTAAGAAAGATTTTTAACCATGATAATAGACCAATTAGAAGTGATTAAAAACATACAGGAACAGACGTAATGCCATAATATAGTGCAGATCAGTACAAATACGGACCATTTGAACAAAAAGCAGATGAAACTTGGAAGAAAAGTGAAACAGTGGTAAGTGGAAAAGCTTAGGGCAGGTAAAGGGTGCGCATCAGGCAAGGTCGATAATGCCAATGCAGCAAACAGGAAAAGAAGCAACTGAAGGCATGCGCCTCTTATAGGTTCATCAAGGAGGACGTAGTAGGTAAACCAGTGTAAATAAAGGCCCTTAACCATGCTGGAGTATAGCGATAGGCTTGGTTTCAATATAGAACTTAAAGAGCATAATtatgttatataaaataaaaaaggccaGATATTGGATATGTTGGCTCTAAAGATAAGCTGTACACATGATATAGGAATATAGGATATAATGAGTATTGAGAATAAGGTTCTACAAGAATGTATACCAAATACACAAAAGCAGTAAGTCATTATTTTGCAAAGCAAAAAGCAGCAAGTATGGCCTAGATCTATCTTTACAAAATTACGAAGTTAAGAGTATGGCAAGTACCTCTTATTGCAACTAGCTACATTTTTATCCCTTCTAGAAAAATGTTCAGAGTCAGTGTCATTACAGCCAACAGTGGAAATGCTCTGTTGAAAATCATGGGCAGAGCATTTAGAAGACAGATTGCTGGAAGACGTTTTGGTCAACAACTGAGATATTCGTCGTCCAATCCTTAAACTTCTGGACTTATCACCACCAAGATGACCTAGGCCAGTGGCAGATGGAGCCCTTTCCTGATGAGTGATGATAAGACATAAATTACCTCCACAAGCAATTAAAACAATGCCTGAATCTTCAACTATATAACTATATACCTGGCTCTCAAACTTCCTTGTAGATCGGGAGGGGGAAGATGATTGGAAGCAGGAATTGAATACATCAAACCAAGCTGCAAGCACacattagttaaaaaaaaaaaaaaaaaaaaaaacagtattcTGTGCATAATTTTTGGCGTATGTCATTGGATACTCATTGTTACAAATTTACAAGTAATTAACTTTTGCTGCCAATTAAATTACATCGGGATAACAATTACCAACCTCTCTTTGTCAGAGGATTATTATTTgtctatttgatttgatattatgTCACGGCAAGCACTAAAAGCCACTGTAATAGTAAACAATCAACAAAAATATCATGGCATTTTGTGACAAAAGCACTGTTCCAAATCACCCAAAtctgaataaattatatgattaGCCATTATTGCCTTCTCCTATAACAAATGATCATAACATTTACGTGCGTCATGGAATATAACTGTAGTAAGTTCTAGTTGTAAGAGTATGATGTAAGGGATGCAATACAAAACAGCATTTAGATACACAAATAGATCCATAGGATCAATTTATATCAACTAACATTATCTCCAGAGTTCATACGCAATACCTTTTGTCACATGCATGAGTCTTCGTACTTGTACTTTACCAATAAATCTTTTGTTGACATAATAGTAAcagaaagcaaaagaaaacaTCAAATAATGCAAGAAGCTATTAGAATACAACGAGTTTGCCCCACAGAATGAGGAAATTAAGAAGTTTTTGTACCTCTCTATAGCATTACAATTTACACGAAGTAACCTTTTTAGAAGTCAAAGCTCACCGGACGATCCTTTATTTTTGGAAATTGTGACCCTTTCGCATGCTTCAACTTCctgtaaataaattaaaaaaaaaaaattcagtacCAGGTGAATGAAATAGTTAAAATGTATAATTAAAAGCACCAAGAACAAGAACATAAAGCAATCATCTGTTAGCCATTCAGCAGAATAATTTCCTTGTTATTCATGCTTTCCGTCAAAAATTTCCAACCTCCCCACCCAAGTGTAGATACTTGCAATAATGTGTGGACTCTGAAACATACAAAGTATGCATCTATCTGAttaattataaactttatttgTAATGGCAACTAATAACAGACGTTAATGCGTGATTAACAGTGTTCCTAAACTTCCACACAGAAACTCTGTCAGTCAGTCATCAATGAGTCATGATGTAATAAAGAAAAACTCTCCAGTATGCCCTTCACATTTTAGATCAGGAAATCATGTTTGACTGGCAATCCTATGGTTTATCTTTCTCTTTATCAAAACTGATCTGTCAGAGTTGTGAGTTGTAAGCACACATACTGCTGCTGATGATGAAGACTCTCATGTACATCCACATAATcaatttctctcttcttcttactCTGTTCCTTCTTCATTCTCCAGTTCTCTGTATGTGATTCTGCCCAATTCCCTCTCAAAACACTTCCAGCAAAGATTTGATAACAATTTGCTGCACATGAGGAGTGTTTCTATTACTACACagcttttttcacttttttttggGCCAAACTCTCAATTGTATTGAAGTTCTAGAGCAATTCCTACATGCTGTGGACAAAACGTAGAACTTTAAACAGATCTGAGCATTTCTGTTAGTTACAGTTTACTCGATCCTCTGCTGACTTACAAAATACCTGGTTGGCAGATGACTAGAAGCAGCAGTGTGGATCAAGCATAGAGTTCAcaatttatagttttttatGTAATTAACACTCCTTTGTGAGGTTCAGTACCAAGATTGACAGTAAAGAGTTTCGAAATCCGAAAGTTTTCCAATTCAAAATATGGGTTAATCCATCTTGTTACAAAACAAGGAATAAAAGCAGACGATATTTGCCGTAATAGACGTATTAGACAGAACTTAAGCGTCATTTGGTAACACTAtttaattcttattcttttaaatacaaaatttatgcCAGATGATAGCACATTGCATTGCAATCTCTCTCTACAAATATAGTTTGTTTggcaaaaaaaacccaaaacttTGTATTAACTGTTTTTCACTTCTTTGTTTTTCGAATACTATTGGGCATTCAGTCCAGGCACCAACACAAAGTAACTAACAATAACTAGAATTTACGGGTAGAATCAATCTTTTGGCGCATCCAATCACTTAAGAAATTTGCGTTCAAAAACACAAAGTAAACGACAAGGCTACCGATCGTCGAACGAGGCCTTGACCTACTATTATTGTTTGTTTACAAAGTTTGACGACTTGTGTATAGCCTAAAGTTCAACATAAAGCTACTCACAAAGAAACTTACGATGTAAAAAGTGAAAACACCCGTAAAATTCAGCATACTTCTATTAAACAGTAGTTAAGTCTCCATGATAACACAATCTTATAAAACCCTCCTCCCTCTATCATCTATCAATGATTCAATGAATCGGTCCGTAGTATACCTTCATATCCCGAGCGATAACTCGTCTCCGCTGGAGCTCGTCCTGCAACTTCGATCGGCTGCGCCGCAGCTTCTCCCCGTCGTCGCGGAGCTTCCGACTCATCGATAAGTCGAGATCGTCGAGCCTCCGGATCCGCTCCTCGATCTCGCGATCGGAGAGCCGCGCCAACTCCTCCGCGTCCTCCCCggaagcgccgccgccgccgccgccggaggcgACGACCTCCACCTCCGGCGGCGGAGCTTCGCCACGGCCGGGTAGGAGATCGCCCCAGTCGAGCTTTAACGGCGCCCTCGCCATGGCCGCGGCCGCGGAGCGAGCGCCGAGCCCCTGCGTGAGCgcgacggagacgacgacgTAGAGAGAATCGGGGAAGGGAGGGGCGTGCGAAAAGCGTACTTGAGCGCCCGAGTGGAGCGAAAAGGATTGGTTCAACTAAAAAaggatttaatttaaatttaaattaaatcattaAATTGCACTAGAAGCACTTCGAAGCTTttgccaaattttattttagtccttAAAGTCTTTAGATTTTTATAGTGTTAAGCTATTATAATTTCATAAGCATAAAAAAAGTTGGTATTTTCGACTTTTTAGCTATAAGTGCATCTATATTTCTATCCAATTATTCTTAAgttgcagtttttttttctatttgaaaatTAGATCATCAGATCGAAAGTATAAATTAAAACAAAGCTCActgatttttataatttataaataaattcattaaaggTAGAGAATTagcaaatttagattttttatgtGCACACCAAACACATGAAGCAACACTAAATTAGGGAACAAAGTATGCCCAAACGAAAGCACGAGACATACTTttgtagaaattaaattatttatagtggGGCCACTACTGCTAAAAATTTtcggtattttttttaaaaaaattccgtGATATAAATTCCATATAAGAATATcaatgttagatatatttaaaaataatttaagttaagaagcttaattttataaatttttttaggatactaaattagggatgtcaacggattggattcggggcggatttttaaaaatccgaatccgaacccgacggattttaaaaatacatatacaaatccaaacccgactaaaaattcgaaacaattatttctcttctcaatattttaaaatatattatattaaatctaaatttttaaaatataaatttaaatataatatcaaatttttcagGTTCATGTCGGGTcaatcaaaatccaaatccaaatccatatccgtcgaatttttatttttaatatctatattCAAAACCATATTCGTTTAGTATCGAGTAAATTTGTTctgttcggattcgaattcggataaaattttgggtatccgTACCTACTCACATCCCTACACTAAACAGTTGCAAAATTAATTCGACATTTGCAGAATTTGGAATAGTCTTATATACCTTattgaataaaaaagaatatattgaATGAATAGATGGTAAATTCTAACATTAAGGTATAGTAGAGTTTgcctttttaattttgttattgcaTTCTGGGCGGTTGCTAAGTCcaaaagaatagaaaaattgAGCAATTTCACGATTATAGTAGTTTTAGAATAGATAATTTTTCTCCACAGAATATCAGAGTCAATtattagttagaaatgtgagaTGAATTTCGAATGAGCTAGAGTTATACAGTGGGCAAGAGTGCAACTCCCTACAAGATGGGCTAAAACTAACGAAACGAGTCCCACATCTCATAATACTTAAGAATGTGCTTAAGTGTGACAAATATATCACATCATATGAAACTTAGAATGATTTGAACCAAGATATCCAAATAGTAGGATAGGGTATTAGTATATCTGACACATAATTTAAATGTGATAATTTgtcctctaaaaaaaaaaatattgaatgaaTAGATGGTAAATTCTAATATTAAggtatttctttttcttcgtaAAAGATACTAATCGCAGCGAGAATGGAATTTCCACAATGACCGCAAAACCTTTTGATATCATctaagaaaaattttgagaataaaaataagTGTTGTACCCAACCAAGACCGTCGAGGCCGCgctacgattttttttttttttccctctctgaCCCTCCTCCACTGTCTCCTACAACGACGTCTATCTCGCACTTCTCGTCCTTTCCCTCTCACTTCTTCTTCGccttctccgccgcctcccACGACGTCTTTCCGCCGCCcagctgaattttttttttactaaaattaaaattaaataaaatttaaaattttttaaaaatagcatATTTTCTCCGCACACACATTACACGTTGACGTGTCCTTCGAGTGGTACCTGCTCCCGTATATTTAGGGACGAGGACGACAAcgcttctcctctttctccgccccctctctctctcgatcccGATCCACCATTCCCCCTTTCCCTTCCACGaagcttcctcctcctccctcctcctcggaCGATCTCCAATGGCGGTGCGATCCCCCCTCTCGTCCCCTCCctacctccacctcctcctccgccgctccctCCTCGCCCCGACGCCGCTAAAGCTCGCCCTCCCCCGGGCGAGGCCCCTCACCGCATCTTCCGCTCGCGCCGGAAACCCTAGGTCGGGAGGTTTCGTTCCCCGGGGGTCGGTGGATGCGGCAGAGAACGGAGCTcccgcggcggcgtcggcgatcGCGGGCGCTTCCGTTTCCTCCGCCATCGATTTCCTCACTCTGTGTCATCGCCTCAAGGTTAGAGATCTCTTATCGCATGTGAAATGGTTTGAATTGGAGCATTCGAATGATTCATGCGTTGTTATCTTCGTAATcctatttgatttgtaaaaagCTTTGTGGCTTAAAAACTGCGAGAAAAATGAGATCCGAGAACCTTTTTGATTCCATCACTGAGCTACTAATGTACTTCGGAAACCTTTTTGATTCCTTGAAAGTTCAGGTCTACAAAATGATCACATCGCCATTGTTTCACTTTGTATATTAGCTTATGTAGGCATCGTCTCTTAAGGAAGATTAGGACCACCATATTTGCTGAAGTATGTGAACACTCACAAGAGAGGCTAGAAATTGTAGAGCAGCTTAAGAATTGAGTATGTAAATGATGTGTTTGTTATGCGCTTACCCTTCAATGACGAATATCCTTTACAATGTTCACGTGACCGTCGCCtgtttttttcctccgttatttGTTTCCATAGCTAGAAAACTGAGGTTTCTTCAGTTTTGTCGTTTGTTTGGCAGAAAATAAATAGTgtaaaaactataatttatacataaataataaataacttgataaatactaaattatattataataagtaaaaaaaaataatataattgtgtccctatataattaaaaaatttaatctaaaacaactaaattaatttatacatatatatatatatatatatatatatatatatatatatatatattataataatacaacaataaaataatagagttaaaaaaaaaaagtaatactcaatcaaattttcaacatattttaaatgtgcaaactaaatgaaaaaattactaaaacttaactaatcaatttccatcacattttaaaaatgtataactaaataaaagagtaaacAGTACCACaatcaatatatttaaatatagctAGCATTAcccattgtattattttattattttttccttcacCTGTTTTTTTACCGTAATTGACTTTGGTCTAGGGTGGATGTTAATTACGTTGTCTTGGGTAACTCGAGCTTCGATTGTATCTTTATTACGGCGAACCAAATAGCGAAAGTGGCCATTTATGGCTAACATTGACTTCACCCCACTCCACTTTCACCTAGACAAACAAGCCCGTGTTCGTCACCATCATTGAAGCTTTCCCTCGAAAATATGTCTTCTTGCTTGCATTCGGAACAcgggaaaactccaaaataaTTTACAGACTTTTACAACTAGTTATCAACCTAATACAATCTCTAGAAATTAGAACAATACTGTGAACGAGATAAGATCGGACAATAAATGtccctttttttgtttcctcTGCATACAATCTGTAAAACTGATGCCTTCCGCAATTTCACTTGCAACCACCATTGAACACCTAGTCCATTCCACTATAGTAGGATGTTGTGTTTCTATTGTGGTTTGCAACAACTAGTGCATTTTAGCACTAGTATGCGTATGAGCCAGAGTGTTTCCCAAGATGCTCTGTGCTTATGTAATTTATATATGCTTATTTGTATCAATTGCTGTCTCAACTATTAATTTTTCTAGACAACGAAAAGGAAGGGATGGATCAACCATGGTATAAAAGGCCCAGAGTCTATTGCCGATCACATGTACCGCATGGCGCTTATGGCTTTGATTGCTGATGAACTTCCTGGTGTGAATCGTGAAAGGTTGTCaaagttacatttcttctgagATCTTTTATTTAGAGAGACACTTTCCTAaacttatatttgttttttaaattcttttcactGTTAATGTACTTATCAGTTTCTTGGCTAGTTTGCCATCTATTTATTTCAATTGATTGGTTTCCGCAAACTGGCTTATATGGAACTCAGTAACTGGGATAGCAAGTAGTTAACAGTCTAGTTATTAGATGCTAAGTTATTGATCTCTAGATAACAAACAAAATGTGTTTATTTACCCAATTTCCTAAATTTCATTTCGGAAAATTTTCTGCTTTGGCCATTTTATCTAGAGTTAATATTGTAGATAGAGGAAGACATAATAGTGCCTGATATAAATATACACTTCCTTAATTGGAGACTATAATTAGGATGCCAAATATGTTGAACCATTTGTGGTGTATAATCCCCATGGAAAGCAATAAAAGAGACTACCATGTCATTTTGCAATAAGTTTTGACATTACTTTGATTGATGGGTCCTGGTGCATGGGATGTTGGTTTTTACTTTTTAGGGAGTCTAGAAGGTTGAAGCATGGATTTACTGACAGCAGCATGTCACTCCTGTGGGCATGACCAGCATGTGGTTAGTGTGCTGACCGGCTTCCTTAGATCAGTTACTTGTGGCTGATAAGCTGGTCTTTTGGCAGTATGAGTATTAGTTGGTTGTTTTTTCAATGTTTCTTATAATGATTATGAAGTTGGCAGATCAGTCGTATTATAAATGTATGCAAGTTTGTAGAACAGAGAAGGAATGATGTTCATGTCAAAGGAATGATCGGTCATATTATATTATGAATATAAGTTTGGCAGATCGGTCATATTATAGAGAAGGAATGATGCAAGGAAAGAACCTAGCCACTAGCACAAAGTAGTGAACTTTCAAAATATGATGTTCATGTGGAACCGTCCATTGAAGGATATTCTGtgctaatattttttatgctcAGTTCAATCTAAGTATCACTTCACTGGCACATGAATCTTGCCTTGTGTAAAAACAGTTGGTGGAAAGACTGAAACAACTGAGTGAGATTTTGATGGTTGTCACAATTGTCTTAATAATTACAAAAAGGTTTTGCTCTTTGTATGATTTGATTCCTTtgttgtatttatattttttgctatTACTGTTTGTCTGTTTGCTCTGTCTGCTAATTGTTAATTGATTGTAATTAATTTCTGTTGAATAGGTGTATCAAGATTGCGATTGTGCACGACATTGCCGAAGGTAATCACCATAATTTCTCCTTTCAATTGATTTTTAATTCTTATTGATTTTTGAATAATGATAGTAGTCTTTTTCAACTTGTTAGTTGGTGCTTACTATTATATTTTGTCATCCACTTTATAGTACCCATGGGCCAAACATCGGCTTGTTGATCTCTTGTAAATTGTTTTTTTCGCCCTTTTTGTCATAACATTGCCTATACTTAGATGCTTCAAATTTGAGATGGGACTTTCATTTGACAGCTATTGTTGGTGATATCACGCCATCCGATGGTGTGCCAAAAGCTGAAAAGAGTCGGCGAGAGCAGGAAGCTTTGAATGAAATGTGTGATATCCTTGGCGGAGGACCTATAGGTATACTTATTGATATTGGTTTCTTTCCTATGAAACTACCTGCATAGTTAGATGTTGAGAATAAGGTGCCCATTTTCTGCAGCTAATGAGATCAAGGAACTATGGGCGGAGTATGAGCACAACTCTTCAATTGAAGCTAGTCTCGTGAAGGATTTTGACAAAGTTCATTCTATATCCTACCAATTTTTGATTTTCCACTTTTATACTTGAATATTGATATTAGAGAAGTTATGCCAACCTTAAAATGGATACTCAAATGCTGAAATCCAATCCTTTGTAGTTCTTTATAGTTTTGTCATCTTCTTTTGTTGTTTGACTTAGATTTAACATACTATTCTCGGACAAAACATGtcttttcattttattcttgATAGGGAGATTCTTACTATTGAAACATTTGATTCCAGGTGGAAATGATCCTTCAGGCTTTGGAATACGAAATGGGTATGCTATTTGCTCTCATTTGTATCTTCATTTCATCTATACCTTGAAgcatcttttgaaaactgtagTACAGATggaatttatagttacaaaaaCTGTGCTTTTATGGCGGGCAAAAATTCAATTTTCCATGTTTAAACACTGCTTACAGACTTCTGCTCTTATCTGTATTATTAAATTGAACTTTAACTCATTCTTCGTGAACTCGTCCTTCGTTCAGCACATGGGAAGGTCTTGGATGAATTTTTCCTTTCTACAGCAGGTAATGTATACTGAGTTGCTCCCTACTCAGATAACATGTTTGAATAGCGTAGTGgcaatatattttcttttatgtctcaTCAACTGTCTCCGTAATTATTCTACTTAGAGCTAATAATTTAGTGTTTTTTCCCCCCCACTTCCTGACTTGAACATCATATAGTCAGAATAGCATCGAGAAGTACTCCGTATTGCACTTCAACCCCTTAAACAAAACAATTACTGCCTGGACTTGGTCTGCCGCGTCAGCCATCGACTGCCCAGCCCCAGGGCATCCGCCTTCCACGCCTCTTCCCTGTTGAATCCTCCACCCACTTAATTCTCAGCCTTTGCTTGATCTAAAAATTACTTTCTTTAAAAGCTGTGGTGATCGACCGAAGAAAAGTGGGAGTCGGCTGACATGGTGAACCAAGTGTGGGAAATAACTAATCCTTAAACATGGTATAAATTTGGTAGTTTCTTTCTTGCAGGGAAGTTCCAAACTGATCTCGGGAAGCGGTGGGCCGCCGAGGTGGTCGCCAGGAGAAACAAGAGGTTAGGCAAACAGGcctaacttttaaataaaaacatCTACTCAGAATAAATTATGGGCCTCGCCCTCGGGAACAAAATAGTTACGCAGATCACCGTTTGTACTGGTGAGCCTAACGTTACCAACAAACAACTAAAGATCTTCATAACGAGACGCCACAA
Coding sequences:
- the LOC109722473 gene encoding HD domain-containing protein 2 — encoded protein: MAVRSPLSSPPYLHLLLRRSLLAPTPLKLALPRARPLTASSARAGNPRSGGFVPRGSVDAAENGAPAAASAIAGASVSSAIDFLTLCHRLKTTKRKGWINHGIKGPESIADHMYRMALMALIADELPGVNRERCIKIAIVHDIAEAIVGDITPSDGVPKAEKSRREQEALNEMCDILGGGPIANEIKELWAEYEHNSSIEASLVKDFDKVEMILQALEYEMAHGKVLDEFFLSTAGKFQTDLGKRWAAEVVARRNKRLGKQA